One Natronomonas moolapensis 8.8.11 genomic region harbors:
- a CDS encoding pyridoxamine 5'-phosphate oxidase family protein has translation MTIDELEAYGTERMDDDGIDQLLANQTTGVLALPAEGAPSMRPLSFHFDGDSALHFVYVVGEESRKSELSDGADTARFLVYRTETPFNWRSVLLSGAIDRVPEDESEAVGDAMETTRPDLFERALAVENTELYRFDVEERTGVKHLGLPPELEDSGDDAVE, from the coding sequence GTGACGATCGACGAACTCGAAGCCTACGGCACGGAGCGGATGGACGACGACGGGATCGACCAACTCCTCGCGAACCAGACGACGGGTGTCCTGGCGCTCCCGGCCGAGGGAGCGCCGAGTATGCGCCCGCTGTCCTTTCATTTCGACGGCGACTCGGCGCTTCACTTCGTCTACGTCGTCGGCGAGGAAAGCCGAAAGAGCGAACTGAGCGACGGGGCAGACACCGCCCGATTTCTCGTTTACCGCACGGAGACGCCGTTCAACTGGCGCAGCGTCCTGCTGTCCGGGGCGATCGACCGCGTCCCCGAGGACGAATCCGAGGCCGTCGGCGACGCGATGGAGACGACGCGCCCCGACCTCTTCGAGCGCGCGCTGGCCGTCGAGAACACCGAACTGTACCGGTTCGACGTCGAGGAACGGACGGGGGTCAAACACCTCGGCCTCCCGCCGGAGCTGGAGGACAGCGGCGACGACGCCGTGGAGTGA
- a CDS encoding YqjF family protein, producing MRSLLSMRWRDLLFAHWPVDPGTVGGALPEGLSVDTYGGDAYLGVVPFVMNDIRPRGSPVGLSFGELNLRTYVTVGGRPGVYFFNLDADDRVGVRLARSLFQLPYYRASMTVGTHGEGRSREVTFRSRRLTRDAPSARFGATYGPEGAFSEPEPGSLEAFLTERYRFYTADDGGRLYRGDVEHEPWRLAPASARFRANTLFRANGFDHPTGDPVLHTATPIDVTAGRIRRVDALDSP from the coding sequence ATGCGTTCGCTTCTGTCGATGCGGTGGCGGGATCTGTTGTTCGCACACTGGCCCGTCGACCCCGGGACTGTTGGAGGAGCACTCCCAGAAGGGCTCTCCGTCGACACCTACGGCGGCGACGCCTACCTCGGAGTCGTCCCGTTCGTCATGAACGACATCCGGCCTCGGGGCTCGCCGGTGGGGCTTTCTTTCGGCGAGTTGAACCTCCGGACCTACGTCACGGTCGGCGGGCGCCCTGGCGTCTACTTTTTCAATCTTGACGCGGACGACCGCGTGGGCGTCCGCCTCGCTCGGTCTCTGTTCCAGCTCCCGTACTACCGCGCATCGATGACCGTCGGGACGCACGGCGAGGGGCGCTCCCGCGAGGTCACGTTCAGGAGCCGCCGGCTGACCCGGGACGCGCCTTCGGCGCGCTTCGGGGCGACGTACGGCCCCGAGGGAGCCTTCTCGGAGCCGGAGCCGGGGTCGCTCGAGGCGTTTCTCACCGAGCGCTACCGGTTTTACACCGCGGACGACGGCGGCCGGCTCTACCGCGGCGACGTCGAACACGAACCGTGGCGGCTCGCGCCCGCGTCGGCCCGGTTCCGCGCGAACACGCTGTTTCGCGCCAACGGGTTCGATCACCCCACAGGAGACCCCGTCCTGCACACTGCGACCCCAATAGACGTTACTGCGGGGCGGATCCGTCGGGTCGACGCGCTCGATTCGCCGTGA
- a CDS encoding PH domain-containing protein, which produces MPDVEALTGDPQTLEPAIQGVWVIQSAISAAVLGIIAAVIFSVVSPGGAWVGAVVFVVTAALGIVFSLLKYRIWMYQVRDDSLYLKRGVLTRVNTVAPYVRIQHVDTRRGPVERAFGLATTVVYTAGSRGADVSIPGLTPERADDLQTRLKHLAIAAEGDDAV; this is translated from the coding sequence GTGCCGGACGTCGAGGCGTTAACCGGAGATCCCCAGACGCTCGAGCCGGCGATACAGGGCGTGTGGGTGATCCAATCGGCGATATCGGCGGCGGTTTTGGGTATCATCGCAGCCGTCATTTTTTCCGTCGTTTCGCCCGGCGGCGCCTGGGTTGGCGCCGTCGTGTTCGTCGTCACCGCCGCCCTCGGGATCGTCTTCTCGCTGCTGAAATACCGCATCTGGATGTACCAGGTGCGCGACGACTCGCTGTATCTCAAACGGGGCGTGCTCACCCGCGTCAACACCGTTGCGCCGTACGTCAGGATCCAACACGTTGACACCCGCCGCGGTCCGGTCGAGCGCGCGTTCGGGCTCGCAACGACGGTCGTCTACACGGCCGGATCGCGTGGCGCCGACGTCTCGATTCCCGGTCTGACGCCCGAGCGAGCCGACGACCTCCAGACCCGGTTGAAACACCTCGCCATCGCCGCCGAGGGTGACGACGCAGTCTGA
- a CDS encoding PH domain-containing protein, producing MKLDPLSIPVRAGESVVRLAWVLVFALVGSPALGGVSGIGVAVVGWFVIALAYQLVYYQRFEYDLSGDTLDIASGVVSRRNREIPVGRVQNVDISRNVAQRALGIAQINLETAGGSSTEASLRYVSFEEAKQLQSKLGRLKRGETSTKTADPAPERELFAVTKKELVLLGLIGIDLRLLSFVTVLLPVISPSLREQFADPLVGLAVTAPLAAVAVVGIAALISGAIALTSYYGFRLARQNDELLYERGLLQRFSGTIPLEKVQTLTISENVLARRLGYASLAVETAGYAPNDEGSESAIPLAERDRVVDLARSIEAFDGIEFERPPKRARERYAVRYSVVAALAVGIAFAADRYTGLTFAWYVALALLPLALVGAHLKWLHLGYDIQPDYVVLREGFWTRTTTVVPYYRVQTVLDSQTVFQRRRGLASLVVDTAGSSGLTNRQPRALDIDAARAADLRETVADRLQTAVQRRRSDRRRERLRSIEADLDEVPVGPA from the coding sequence ATGAAACTCGACCCGCTCTCGATCCCGGTCCGAGCCGGCGAATCGGTCGTCAGACTCGCGTGGGTCCTCGTGTTCGCTCTCGTCGGGTCGCCGGCCCTCGGCGGGGTCTCGGGGATCGGCGTCGCCGTCGTCGGATGGTTCGTGATCGCGCTCGCCTACCAGTTGGTCTACTACCAGCGCTTCGAGTACGACCTCTCGGGCGATACGCTAGATATCGCCTCCGGCGTCGTCTCGCGGCGCAACCGCGAGATCCCGGTCGGTCGGGTTCAAAACGTCGACATCAGCCGCAACGTCGCCCAGCGCGCGCTCGGGATCGCACAGATCAACCTCGAGACCGCCGGTGGCTCCTCGACCGAGGCCTCGTTGCGCTACGTGAGCTTCGAGGAGGCAAAGCAGCTCCAGTCGAAACTCGGCCGGTTGAAGCGCGGCGAAACGTCGACGAAGACGGCCGATCCCGCACCCGAACGGGAGCTGTTCGCGGTCACAAAAAAGGAACTCGTCCTCCTGGGGCTCATCGGGATCGACCTCCGGCTGTTGTCGTTCGTTACGGTCCTGTTGCCGGTGATATCGCCGTCGCTCCGGGAACAGTTCGCCGACCCGCTCGTCGGCCTCGCCGTGACCGCGCCGCTGGCGGCCGTCGCCGTCGTCGGGATCGCGGCCTTGATAAGCGGCGCGATCGCGCTGACCAGCTACTACGGGTTTCGCCTCGCCAGACAGAACGACGAACTCCTCTACGAGCGGGGGCTTCTACAGCGCTTCAGCGGGACGATCCCGCTCGAAAAGGTACAGACGCTGACGATCTCGGAGAACGTCCTCGCTCGCCGGCTCGGCTACGCCTCGCTGGCGGTCGAAACGGCCGGCTATGCGCCGAACGACGAGGGGTCGGAGTCAGCGATTCCGCTAGCCGAGCGCGATCGGGTGGTCGACCTCGCGCGATCCATCGAGGCGTTCGACGGGATCGAGTTCGAACGGCCGCCGAAGCGCGCCCGCGAGCGATACGCCGTCCGCTACAGCGTCGTGGCGGCCCTGGCGGTCGGGATCGCGTTCGCGGCCGATCGCTACACGGGGCTTACGTTCGCGTGGTACGTGGCGCTTGCGCTGTTGCCACTGGCGCTCGTTGGGGCCCACCTCAAGTGGCTGCACCTCGGGTACGACATCCAACCGGACTACGTCGTCCTCCGGGAGGGGTTTTGGACCCGAACGACGACGGTCGTCCCCTACTACCGGGTCCAGACCGTCCTCGACTCCCAGACAGTGTTCCAGCGTCGGCGTGGCCTCGCCTCGCTCGTCGTCGACACCGCCGGCTCCAGCGGGCTGACGAACAGACAGCCACGGGCGCTCGATATCGACGCGGCGCGGGCGGCTGACCTCCGCGAGACGGTCGCCGACCGGCTCCAGACCGCAGTGCAGCGACGACGGAGCGACCGACGCCGCGAACGGCTCCGATCGATTGAGGCGGACCTCGACGAGGTTCCGGTCGGCCCGGCGTGA
- a CDS encoding HAD-IIA family hydrolase, whose product MDYEGAVLDLDGTVYRGDKPISGALEAIERFRTAGIEPLFFSNNPTKSREAYTERLGGFGLDVDPGAVLSAGTVTTRYLVAEHADDTVFLIGDDGLRAQFEAEGVDLAADPTEADVLVASWTRAFEYDDMVAGYEALRSGATFYATDPDRLIPAAEGMTPGSGAIVNAVGGPLDRDPKKTLGKPSTEARRAALDALGCPAERCFVVGDRLNTDIELGERAGMTTVLVRTGIATDDDVSESAVQPDYVADSLADVPEVLELGGTPGS is encoded by the coding sequence ATGGACTACGAGGGCGCGGTGTTGGATCTCGACGGGACCGTCTACCGCGGCGACAAGCCCATTTCGGGGGCGCTCGAGGCGATCGAGCGGTTTAGGACGGCTGGGATCGAGCCGTTGTTCTTTTCAAACAACCCGACGAAGTCCCGCGAGGCGTACACCGAGCGTCTCGGCGGGTTCGGACTCGACGTCGATCCCGGGGCGGTCCTCTCGGCTGGGACCGTCACGACGCGGTATCTCGTCGCGGAGCACGCCGACGATACGGTCTTTTTGATCGGCGACGACGGCCTCCGCGCGCAGTTCGAGGCCGAAGGCGTCGACCTCGCGGCGGACCCGACCGAGGCGGACGTCCTCGTCGCCTCCTGGACGCGAGCGTTCGAGTACGACGACATGGTGGCGGGCTACGAGGCGCTGCGGTCCGGGGCGACGTTTTACGCTACCGACCCCGACCGACTGATTCCGGCCGCCGAGGGGATGACGCCGGGGTCGGGGGCGATCGTCAACGCCGTCGGCGGCCCGCTGGATCGCGACCCGAAAAAGACGCTCGGCAAACCCTCGACGGAGGCTCGTCGGGCCGCCCTGGACGCCCTTGGTTGCCCGGCCGAGCGGTGTTTCGTCGTCGGCGACCGCCTGAACACCGACATCGAACTCGGCGAACGGGCGGGGATGACGACCGTGTTGGTCCGGACCGGCATCGCGACGGACGACGACGTTTCGGAGAGCGCCGTCCAGCCCGATTACGTCGCGGATTCGCTCGCGGACGTGCCCGAGGTGCTGGAGCTTGGCGGAACGCCGGGGTCATAA
- a CDS encoding DNA topoisomerase IV subunit A: MSTDSDTDTDVKDDLARERLIDLASEFYDQFADGSVPEMEIPTRTKSNIVFDEDADVWVYGDRTSTRSANSVRGAQKLLKAIYTIEFLADQLDQGRSSTLRELYYLSESWDEERAQFTGQDESNQLVEDLEIVSGVTREDFHMRPEESGATIMGPLYLREQTRRGEREIHCQEDVGEGGYQIPNNPDTIEFLDHDADFVLCVETGGMRDRLVENGFDEAYNVIVVHLKGQPARATRRITRRLDAELDLPTVVFCDGDPWSYRIYASVAYGSIKSAHLSEYLATPDAEYVGIQPVDIVNYELPTDPLSDSDVNALESELEDPRFQDDYWTEQIELQLDIGKKAEQQALASRGLDFVTDTYLPERLGEMGIL; the protein is encoded by the coding sequence ATGAGCACGGATTCAGACACCGACACCGACGTGAAAGACGACCTCGCCCGCGAACGGCTCATTGATCTCGCGAGCGAGTTCTACGACCAGTTTGCCGACGGGAGCGTCCCCGAAATGGAGATTCCGACCCGGACGAAGAGCAACATCGTCTTCGACGAGGACGCGGACGTGTGGGTGTACGGGGACCGGACGTCGACCCGGTCGGCCAACAGCGTCCGCGGCGCACAGAAGCTCCTGAAAGCGATCTACACGATCGAGTTCCTCGCCGACCAACTCGACCAGGGTCGTTCCTCGACGCTGCGGGAGCTGTATTATCTCTCGGAGTCGTGGGACGAGGAGCGTGCCCAGTTCACCGGCCAAGACGAGTCCAACCAACTCGTTGAGGACTTAGAGATCGTCAGCGGGGTGACTCGTGAGGACTTCCACATGCGGCCCGAGGAGTCCGGCGCGACGATTATGGGACCGCTGTATCTCCGCGAGCAGACCCGTCGCGGCGAACGGGAGATCCACTGCCAGGAGGACGTCGGCGAGGGCGGCTATCAGATTCCGAACAACCCCGACACGATCGAGTTTCTCGATCACGACGCCGACTTCGTGCTGTGCGTCGAGACCGGCGGGATGCGCGATCGGCTCGTCGAGAACGGCTTCGACGAGGCGTACAACGTCATCGTCGTCCATCTGAAGGGCCAGCCGGCGAGAGCGACCCGTCGAATCACCAGGCGGCTCGACGCCGAACTCGACTTGCCGACGGTCGTTTTCTGTGACGGTGACCCGTGGTCGTATCGGATCTACGCCTCCGTCGCCTACGGTTCGATCAAGTCGGCGCACCTCTCGGAGTATCTGGCGACGCCCGACGCGGAGTACGTCGGCATCCAGCCCGTCGACATCGTTAACTACGAACTCCCGACGGATCCGCTCAGTGACTCCGATGTCAACGCCCTAGAGAGCGAACTCGAGGACCCACGGTTCCAGGACGACTACTGGACCGAACAGATCGAACTCCAACTCGACATCGGAAAGAAGGCCGAACAACAGGCGCTCGCCTCCCGCGGGCTGGATTTCGTTACCGACACGTACCTGCCCGAACGGCTCGGCGAGATGGGTATTTTATGA
- a CDS encoding ATP-binding protein, whose product MTSYQSELGEGGGAVAEELAENQRSISIAEFFEKNKQMLGFDSDAKALVTAVKEAVDNALDATEEAGILPDIYVEIKEVGGYYRLVVEDNGPGITGEQVPKVFGKLLYGSRFHARKQSLTPDQQVLVRRDGKVETVPIGVLCDAYLPPDDEDGDATAPLPDDIEVPSFDRKTHETSWQAATHAIRHRTRERTFRITTSRGRSVEVTGNHSLFGVTKDGNTKEIEASDLEPGDTVLAPQSLPRMDEPVEEINLLEHIPIEELEERRVYVYGFDDETLAEIRSGETIRKKPSPDSPRKRSYYRYNGVDVLRDSFESNYIEKGYLPAETVLDLGWEKRARDCRFKTYQVGGEATAVPVTIPVDESFVELLAHYVSEGHAEPRQVGFTFGVHESELIEATEEAVAAITGSSTTVERERNSTRVKAFGSPLALFLKATCGDAAGNKRLPEFVFRMSAEHQQRLIAALYQGDGSDAYPGNELSHTTTSETLARQLSVLWNMQGVVASTESKRSGGYADEPSERYLTKVYGEDTEIGGVFETTTETRTQRYDRIPTTLLDDVRVAKTSYETVPDTVPALLMGAGLGSSREHAAIYQRLIERALSGERVEKPRYVHRLEEYGLLDEAHRPTDRLEALWETVQNLQGFTDSDMCLLPVQTVEETEPPDHVYDISVPGARGDDENFVVVNDGAMSVKNSRGQQGIGISAAVLYAQLTSGKPANITSKTENGERARYFELTIDTDTNEPEIDADEATSWERPHGTRIEVEMEGNMRARKQLRNYIKYTAVVNPHARIEFHEPGGSFKSERAAEELPPETEEIRPHPHGVELGTLLKMLDSTESYSLSGFLQSEFTRVGAKTAGGVLDNFRDRHFGRAVAWRPPGAASGADVEPAVEAAVANKTAAATTAFAERVADDVGGRERIAYPELADLVDERADGIETEFDETFGATVRENAVDAAWGELTVDRAADCYRLVDDATTSRKDDAAIEGLSGRLADKFDDQEDARNRITRAQLREFVDRAADATEEYDGATFGETARENVVDAIWSHAVTVDEEPPKVRSVAEDRDVAARFLEAMRETDILAPPTDCLAPISEDLVLAGLRKEYDADFYTAVTRDAAVHGGDPFVVEVGIAYGGEIEADGSVELLRFANRVPLVYQRGACATVDVLKNVNWRNYGLDQPGGSGMPGGSAVIMVHVASTSVPFTSESKDAVANIPEIEGELRLALQEAGRDLQSHLKKQRSLEKRRRKQDVIADILPEMAGKLSEVTGREPLDVEDSLARIMNNVLVERTVEGSTVRLSVHNHGSTNVSPEITEIVTSDPGDPDGATVVEMDGEWFLKWSPTVETGASATLEYGIDGEASFDVSVDGIEAEKLTINA is encoded by the coding sequence ATGACTTCGTACCAGTCGGAACTCGGCGAGGGCGGCGGCGCGGTCGCCGAGGAGCTCGCCGAGAACCAGCGCTCCATCTCTATCGCCGAGTTCTTCGAAAAGAACAAGCAGATGCTCGGCTTCGACAGCGACGCGAAGGCGCTCGTCACCGCGGTCAAGGAGGCGGTCGACAACGCCCTCGACGCCACCGAGGAGGCCGGGATCCTCCCGGATATCTACGTCGAAATCAAAGAGGTCGGCGGCTACTACCGGCTCGTCGTCGAGGACAACGGTCCCGGGATCACCGGAGAGCAGGTCCCGAAAGTGTTCGGGAAGCTGCTGTATGGGTCGCGGTTTCACGCACGCAAACAATCGCTAACGCCGGACCAGCAGGTTCTGGTGCGGCGCGATGGCAAGGTCGAGACGGTGCCGATCGGCGTGTTGTGCGATGCGTATCTTCCGCCCGACGACGAGGACGGCGACGCGACAGCGCCTCTCCCGGACGACATCGAGGTTCCGTCGTTCGACAGGAAAACACACGAAACGTCGTGGCAGGCGGCGACACACGCGATCCGCCATCGGACGCGCGAGCGGACGTTCCGGATCACCACGAGCCGTGGACGGAGCGTCGAGGTGACCGGCAACCACAGCCTTTTCGGGGTGACGAAAGACGGGAACACGAAAGAGATCGAGGCGAGCGATCTCGAACCCGGCGATACGGTCCTGGCACCTCAGTCGCTCCCGAGAATGGACGAACCGGTCGAGGAGATCAACCTCCTCGAACACATCCCGATCGAGGAACTCGAAGAACGTCGGGTGTACGTGTACGGGTTCGACGATGAGACGCTGGCCGAGATCCGCTCCGGCGAGACGATACGAAAGAAACCGTCGCCGGATAGCCCCCGGAAGCGATCCTATTACCGGTACAACGGCGTCGACGTTCTCCGTGACAGTTTCGAGAGCAACTACATCGAGAAAGGATACCTCCCTGCCGAGACGGTGCTCGATCTCGGCTGGGAGAAGAGAGCCCGGGACTGTCGGTTCAAAACGTATCAGGTCGGCGGCGAGGCGACAGCGGTTCCCGTCACGATCCCGGTCGACGAATCGTTCGTCGAACTGCTCGCTCACTACGTATCCGAGGGCCACGCCGAGCCGAGACAGGTCGGTTTCACCTTCGGAGTGCACGAATCCGAACTGATCGAAGCGACCGAGGAGGCCGTCGCGGCGATCACGGGGTCGTCGACGACAGTCGAACGGGAACGAAACTCCACTCGGGTGAAAGCGTTCGGTTCGCCGCTGGCGTTGTTCCTGAAAGCGACGTGCGGTGATGCGGCCGGAAATAAACGTCTCCCCGAGTTCGTCTTCCGGATGTCGGCCGAACACCAACAGCGGCTCATCGCGGCATTGTACCAGGGTGACGGGTCGGATGCGTACCCCGGAAACGAACTCTCCCACACGACGACGAGCGAAACGCTCGCTCGACAGCTGTCCGTACTCTGGAACATGCAGGGCGTCGTTGCGAGCACGGAATCCAAGCGGTCCGGCGGATACGCCGACGAGCCGAGCGAGCGATACCTCACGAAGGTCTACGGCGAGGACACGGAGATCGGTGGCGTATTCGAGACGACGACCGAGACCCGGACACAGCGCTACGACCGGATTCCGACCACACTACTCGACGACGTTCGCGTCGCCAAAACGTCCTACGAGACGGTACCCGATACCGTCCCCGCGCTGTTGATGGGTGCCGGCCTCGGCTCGAGTCGCGAACACGCGGCGATATACCAGCGGCTCATCGAGCGGGCGCTGTCCGGAGAACGCGTCGAGAAGCCCCGCTACGTACACCGACTCGAGGAGTACGGACTGCTCGACGAGGCACATCGGCCGACGGATCGGCTCGAGGCGCTGTGGGAGACCGTCCAGAATCTCCAGGGGTTCACAGACTCGGATATGTGTCTGCTCCCAGTTCAGACGGTCGAGGAGACCGAACCGCCGGACCACGTCTACGACATCTCAGTTCCCGGAGCACGCGGGGACGACGAGAACTTCGTCGTCGTGAACGACGGGGCGATGAGCGTCAAAAACAGCCGCGGACAGCAAGGAATCGGCATTTCAGCGGCTGTACTGTACGCTCAGCTCACGTCCGGGAAGCCAGCGAATATCACCTCAAAGACCGAAAACGGCGAGCGCGCGCGCTACTTCGAGCTCACGATCGATACGGACACCAACGAACCGGAAATCGACGCCGACGAGGCGACGAGCTGGGAGCGCCCCCACGGCACCCGGATCGAAGTCGAGATGGAGGGGAATATGCGGGCGCGAAAACAGCTCCGCAACTACATCAAATACACCGCGGTCGTCAACCCCCACGCCAGGATCGAGTTTCACGAGCCCGGCGGTTCGTTCAAATCCGAGCGCGCGGCCGAGGAGTTGCCGCCCGAGACCGAGGAGATCAGACCACACCCCCACGGGGTCGAGCTGGGGACGCTTCTGAAGATGCTCGATTCGACGGAGTCGTACTCGCTGTCCGGGTTCCTTCAGAGCGAGTTCACCCGCGTCGGGGCCAAGACCGCCGGGGGCGTCCTCGACAACTTCCGGGACAGACACTTCGGACGGGCGGTCGCGTGGCGGCCACCGGGGGCGGCTTCCGGCGCCGACGTCGAGCCGGCCGTCGAGGCCGCCGTCGCGAACAAGACGGCAGCCGCCACCACGGCATTCGCCGAACGCGTCGCCGACGACGTCGGCGGACGCGAGCGGATCGCCTACCCGGAACTCGCCGACCTCGTCGACGAGCGAGCCGACGGGATCGAAACGGAGTTCGACGAGACGTTCGGCGCGACGGTTCGCGAAAACGCCGTCGACGCGGCGTGGGGCGAGCTCACAGTCGATCGGGCCGCGGATTGCTATCGCCTCGTCGACGACGCAACGACGAGCCGCAAGGACGACGCGGCGATCGAGGGGCTTTCGGGCCGGTTGGCCGACAAGTTCGACGACCAAGAGGACGCCCGCAACCGGATCACCCGCGCACAGCTCCGGGAGTTCGTCGACCGGGCCGCCGACGCGACCGAGGAGTACGACGGCGCGACGTTCGGGGAGACGGCCCGCGAGAACGTCGTCGACGCGATCTGGTCGCACGCGGTGACCGTCGACGAGGAGCCGCCGAAGGTTCGATCCGTGGCCGAGGACCGCGACGTCGCCGCCCGGTTTCTGGAGGCGATGCGCGAGACCGACATCCTCGCACCGCCGACGGACTGTCTGGCGCCGATCTCCGAGGACCTCGTCCTCGCCGGGCTGCGCAAGGAGTACGACGCCGACTTCTACACCGCCGTGACGCGCGACGCGGCGGTTCACGGCGGCGACCCCTTCGTCGTCGAGGTCGGGATCGCCTACGGCGGCGAGATCGAGGCCGACGGCTCGGTGGAGTTGCTCCGGTTCGCCAACCGGGTCCCCCTCGTCTACCAGCGCGGGGCGTGTGCGACCGTTGACGTATTGAAGAACGTCAACTGGCGCAACTACGGTCTCGACCAGCCCGGCGGCTCCGGGATGCCGGGCGGGTCGGCGGTGATCATGGTCCACGTCGCCTCGACGAGCGTCCCCTTCACCAGCGAGTCGAAGGACGCCGTCGCGAACATCCCCGAGATCGAGGGCGAACTCAGACTCGCCCTCCAAGAGGCCGGCCGGGACCTCCAATCGCACCTCAAAAAGCAGCGCTCGCTGGAGAAGCGACGGCGCAAGCAGGACGTCATCGCCGACATCCTCCCGGAGATGGCCGGGAAGCTCTCGGAGGTGACCGGGCGCGAACCCCTCGACGTCGAGGACTCGCTGGCCCGGATCATGAACAACGTCCTCGTCGAGCGGACCGTCGAGGGATCGACAGTTCGACTGTCAGTCCACAACCACGGGAGTACGAACGTTTCCCCGGAGATCACGGAGATCGTCACGAGCGATCCCGGCGATCCGGACGGGGCGACGGTCGTCGAGATGGACGGCGAGTGGTTCCTGAAGTGGTCGCCGACGGTCGAAACCGGTGCGAGCGCGACGCTCGAGTACGGGATCGACGGCGAGGCGAGCTTCGACGTCTCCGTCGACGGCATCGAGGCTGAAAAACTCACGATCAACGCATAA